The following coding sequences lie in one Pseudomonas sp. B33.4 genomic window:
- a CDS encoding MoxR family ATPase has product MTEQIEPGSASHAAQQRQRASQLAQAVRGELQKALIGQNQVIDDVLTALIAGGHVLLEGVPGLGKTLLVRALARCFGGEFARIQFTPDLMPSDVTGHAVYDLQTEQFKLRKGPLFTNLLLADEINRAPAKTQAALLEAMQERQVTLEGRALPIAQPFMVLATQNPIEQEGTYPLPEAELDRFMLKVRMDYPDADQELNMVRQVCRSTRADMLDVQPLRTVLQAKDVQALQRIASDLPLDDQVLDYAVRLARSTRTWPGLTLGAGPRASIALVRCARARALLRGGEFVIPDDVKGCALAVLRHRVRIAPELDIEGLQVDQVLQQLLEQIPAPRL; this is encoded by the coding sequence ATGACTGAACAGATCGAGCCCGGCAGCGCCAGCCACGCCGCCCAGCAACGCCAGCGTGCCAGCCAGTTGGCGCAGGCAGTGCGCGGCGAATTGCAGAAAGCCCTGATCGGCCAGAACCAGGTGATTGACGACGTGCTGACGGCGCTTATCGCCGGTGGTCACGTGCTGCTCGAAGGCGTGCCGGGGCTGGGCAAAACCCTGCTGGTGCGGGCATTGGCCCGTTGCTTCGGTGGCGAGTTTGCGCGGATTCAATTCACCCCGGACCTGATGCCCAGCGACGTCACCGGCCACGCCGTGTATGACCTGCAAACCGAGCAGTTCAAATTGCGCAAGGGTCCGCTGTTCACCAATCTGTTGCTGGCCGACGAAATCAACCGCGCGCCGGCAAAAACCCAGGCAGCCTTGCTCGAAGCGATGCAGGAACGGCAGGTCACGCTCGAGGGTCGCGCCCTGCCGATCGCGCAACCGTTCATGGTCCTGGCCACGCAGAACCCGATCGAACAGGAAGGCACCTATCCCCTGCCGGAAGCCGAACTCGACCGGTTCATGCTCAAGGTGCGCATGGACTACCCCGACGCTGATCAGGAGCTGAACATGGTGCGTCAGGTCTGCCGTTCGACCCGTGCCGACATGCTCGATGTGCAGCCGCTGCGCACCGTGCTGCAGGCCAAGGATGTGCAAGCCTTGCAACGCATCGCCAGTGACTTGCCGCTCGACGATCAGGTGCTCGATTACGCCGTGCGCCTGGCGCGCAGCACACGCACCTGGCCGGGGCTGACCCTCGGCGCCGGGCCGCGCGCCTCGATTGCCCTGGTGCGTTGCGCCCGTGCCCGAGCGTTGCTGCGTGGCGGCGAGTTCGTGATTCCCGACGACGTCAAGGGTTGCGCGCTGGCCGTGCTGCGCCATCGTGTACGCATCGCCCCGGAGCTGGACATCGAAGGCCTGCAGGTCGATCAAGTGCTCCAGCAATTGCTTGAACAGATTCCGGCGCCACGTCTGTGA
- a CDS encoding DUF58 domain-containing protein gives MKPSRLLLIWLALLLVISLVLGTLHALQVDIPASLIAINWGLLLALLALAMLDALRLQRLPTPRITRQMPGSLALGRWGEVRLEVEHDFTEPMHIELFDHPPEGLSFENLPLAIELQPGQRSLLGYRLRPLKRGHFSFAHCEINLPSPLGLWSGRRLLNGSDQTRVYPDFARLYGGELLAVDNWLSQLGVRQRQRRGQGLEFHQLREFREGDSLRQIDWKATARQRTPIAREYQDERDQQIIFLLDCGRRMRSQDDELSHFDHALNACLLLSYVALRQGDAVGLSTFASEQPRHLAPVKGSRQLNVLLNTVYDLDSTQRPADYQAGANQLLARQKRRALVVLVTNLRDEDDEELLNAVKRLSAQHRVLVASLREETLDTLRQTTVQTLPEALAYCGTVNYVNERAELHERLSAHGVPVVDVRPAELGAELVTRYLSWKRSAAL, from the coding sequence GTGAAACCCTCGCGCCTGCTGTTGATCTGGCTGGCCTTGCTGCTGGTCATCAGTCTTGTGCTGGGCACTTTGCACGCACTGCAAGTCGACATCCCGGCGAGCCTGATAGCGATCAACTGGGGTCTGCTGCTGGCACTGCTGGCCTTGGCGATGCTTGATGCGCTGCGCCTGCAACGCCTGCCAACACCGCGCATCACACGACAGATGCCCGGCAGTCTGGCGCTCGGCCGTTGGGGTGAGGTGCGGCTGGAGGTAGAACATGACTTCACTGAGCCGATGCACATTGAACTGTTCGACCATCCGCCAGAAGGCCTGAGTTTCGAAAATCTGCCGCTGGCGATTGAACTGCAACCCGGCCAGCGCAGCCTGCTCGGCTATCGCCTGCGCCCACTCAAGCGCGGCCATTTCAGCTTCGCCCACTGCGAAATCAACCTGCCCAGCCCCTTGGGATTATGGTCGGGCAGACGCCTGCTCAACGGCAGCGACCAGACTCGCGTCTACCCCGACTTCGCCCGGCTCTATGGTGGTGAATTGCTGGCGGTGGACAACTGGCTCAGCCAGCTCGGCGTACGCCAGCGGCAACGTCGCGGTCAGGGCCTGGAGTTTCATCAACTGCGCGAATTCCGTGAAGGCGACAGCCTGCGCCAGATCGACTGGAAAGCCACCGCCCGTCAACGCACACCGATCGCCCGCGAGTATCAGGACGAGCGCGACCAGCAGATCATTTTCCTGCTCGACTGCGGCCGACGCATGCGCAGCCAGGATGATGAACTGTCGCATTTCGACCATGCCCTCAACGCCTGCCTGTTGCTCAGTTATGTCGCGTTGCGCCAGGGTGATGCAGTGGGTTTGAGTACCTTCGCCAGCGAACAGCCGCGCCATCTCGCGCCGGTCAAGGGCAGCAGGCAACTGAACGTGCTGCTCAACACGGTTTATGACCTCGACAGCACGCAGCGTCCTGCCGATTATCAGGCTGGCGCCAATCAACTGTTGGCGCGACAGAAGCGCCGGGCACTGGTGGTGCTGGTAACCAACCTGCGCGATGAGGACGATGAGGAACTGCTGAACGCGGTCAAACGCCTGAGCGCACAACATCGGGTGCTGGTCGCCAGTCTGCGCGAAGAAACCCTGGATACGTTGCGCCAGACCACAGTGCAAACGCTGCCCGAAGCGTTGGCTTATTGCGGGACAGTGAACTACGTGAATGAGCGCGCAGAACTCCATGAGCGGTTGAGTGCTCATGGCGTTCCAGTGGTGGATGTCCGGCCCGCAGAATTGGGGGCCGAACTGGTGACGCGGTATCTCAGTTGGAAAAGAAGTGCGGCGCTTTGA